In Thamnophis elegans isolate rThaEle1 chromosome 4, rThaEle1.pri, whole genome shotgun sequence, the following proteins share a genomic window:
- the YPEL5 gene encoding protein yippee-like 5, translated as MGRIFLDHIGGTRLFSCANCDTILTNRSELISTRFTGATGRAFLFNKVVNLQYSEVQDRVMLTGRHMVRDVSCKNCNSKLGWIYEFATEDSQRYKEGRVILERALVRESEGFEEHVPSDNS; from the exons atgggcCGCATCTTCTTGGATCATATTGGTGGTACTCGCCTATTCTCCTGTGCAAATTGTGACACAATTTTGACCAACCGCTCAGAGCTTATATCTACCCGTTTTACAGGAGCTACAGGACGAGCCTTTTTATTTAACAAG gTAGTAAATCTGCAGTACAGTGAAGTTCAAGACCGAGTTATGCTCACTGGTCGTCATATGGTTCGTGATGTGAGCTGCAAAAACTGCAACAGCAAACTTGGGTGGATATATGAATTTGCCACCGAAGATAGCCAGCGCTACAAGGAAGGCCGTGTTATCCTGGAAAGAGCTTTAGTCCGAGAAAGTGAAGGTTTTGAAGAGCATGTTCCGTCTGATAACTCCTGA